The genomic window tttttttgtcatgGTTAGTTGGTTCATCCGGTATTCCAACATTCAATAAAAGTAAATACTATAAATAAGCATTctacatttataaaaagaaagattcaatCGAGTCTGATTTCATCTAAAAGAGGGAAATATTTTACCAACCTTACTGACTCATAACTACGAAAGACATCACATCGATATCCTCCATAATTTTGGTAGTTCAAGTTTATTTATTCTCAACAATATGTCAATATCAAAAGCAATATATACccattaacaaacaaaaagaaacggTATCTAACTGCAACATATAGTGAAGAAGGCCAAAGTTCTACACAAACAATTCTCCTTCGTCACTGTTTATAAACGTATAAACTCGTATAAGTTCTTATAAGCAATAATCCGGAATAACGACAGTAGAAAATAAATGCTAGTTGTACATTTTAGTAGTTGAATctctgacaaaaaaataaaaataaaggaagAACTAAATTTAACAGAATCATAATTTATGACTGGTAAACTATAATTAATCAtactttataattaaaatttaacaaaattaattaaataatgattttcCTAGGTGAAGATATgatattatgatttatgatcTCCAATAATTTATGATTGGTAAACCTACAATATagtaaatttctttatttattttttgttatttcgcCCATCTTGCACATTACCAACGAAgtcataattttatatgaaatcCTTAGTTATTTATGCATTACGACTACCCACATAGAAGTATGGGTACTCACACCTAgtttatttacaatttaataTGCATTGCATGTTCTAAAATTTCAACTTGAagtttatgataaaatataaatacggAACAGTATGTttatcgaaaaaaaaaaaacttgaagtTTATATCTCACCGAAGAATCTTCCGGCTCATCAATGgtacataaattataataagGTGCTCGTTCATATCTAGCTTTATCATTTATAACATACGAAAATGTAACAGTTGAATTGCTAGCAGAAAATTAgcagtggtggtggtggtagtgGTCTTGTTAGTTGTTAGTGATTTGTTTAGTCTATAATAAATACTAAAGAGATGTTATTGGTTCCtaaagaaattttcatgaccttaataatattataaaaagtaaataaatgaaagattaATTTAAACTATTGCTAGAAAGTTGTTTAATTcttattgattattttctcacaattttgtaaaattttccaaataatatcattattttgATGATACTTTCATGACtttattttaagaagaaaaatatagaaagttatatactaataacacaataatttaatttattaaacaatcattgattcttttgttttaattgaataacacaaaacttttaatgactttataaaagtatgaatccaataactccaaatttatgaagattttaaatttttttttacaaattttaaactaatagtaccaaactttaacaaacttttaaaaatattaatttgataacaacaaattttacataatattttaagttaataaaactcaaattaaatcacaaaccaataacactcccaaaatatcaatttaacgTCACAAGTACAAGATTGAAACTCATTAAATATGTATGATgtatcctactatattatttgggaagtacattttaaatgtaaccttaatttttgtaattaattacatgacaatgccattagaaaaatttaatcaaaaacaaaatcttttaataacacattaagattaccaaaatcatttaacgacaatattcatctcttaattataggcttattggatttaaagacgggtcatcaaagattttctaactaaagcaaaatatactgaatattcaaatatctatctattaccaaattataaacaattaagttcgtaaaacaatttaatattttatatacgaaataaagtaaatcttaatcacataaaaattagcacaaaaaaaaatatggtacattcaggtctatagtatttttgcaagacttttttggtggatttgggtaaaagtgcattcgggtcatatggtacattcacctattaaataaatatggtatactcctatgttattagctaaaatgtttagattataattcagagtcatatcataaataaaattactattaataaaataaatggctttttggcaagacggatttggagggacgggtttttgaatcaacattaataaaaaaagtaaaatataattaatccaccatttcaatacgggttaaatctttaatttattattttttaagaccactaatattaaacatatcaaatcatcctaatttagaaaaaattatataaaaccaaaaatgttatgtggtatgtataatgttactatatataaacttaaactataaaatataaatgtattagagaatgatacaatttgcaaaacttttatatagaataaataattcttaaattttaaaaattactactttaaaaaaaaatcacggaacgggtaaagaaattacataacgggttttattttggaattgggttatatggtggatgtatttgaattaatatttataaaattttaaaatattattaatatgttgttttaataggggttaaaacttcagttttttaacaattgtctcatggattcgtggtatagtgttacttaataacaattataaactgtaaaatataaatattttataaaaataaaatttgcaaattttaatatatattacttttaaaaaataaatcatcccCTGGTATACCGagggttaaaatctagtccATGATTGTTACGGCATACCAAACTTACATGATAACTAAAGAGTCTTAGGTTAAAACTGTGGTAGTCAATATATGAAGAGTGTTGTTGATTTAATTTGCGAAGCAAGAAAgaactaaaattttaagacATTCCAAAAGACTCTGTATCATTCTGAAGGTTTGAGCTTGGAAAGCGAGCACGTGAGTCGCTCGTGAAACTATATAATTTACGAAAACTCTAAATACACCCCAATAGTATTATTTCATTCAAAACACACCCcacaatttatttaaaagagtCGGGGTTTTTCCAAGAACACTGGATCGTCGTCTCTCTCCTTTAGTTAGACAAAGCCTCCTttcccaaaaccctaaaatcagCCAAATTCAAATTCCGCTAACCAATTTCCATGGCAGAGGAAATTCCAGCAACAGCATCATTCACTCCATACGTCCATTCACAAACTCTAACATCTCACAATCGCGCCGTCTCCTCCGTGAAATTCTCCTCCGATGGACGTCTCCTCGCATCCGCCTCCGCCGACAAAACAATCCGCACTTACACAATCAACACCATTAACGATCCAATCGCCGAGCCCGTACAAGAATTCACCGGCCATGAAAACGGTATCTCCGATGTTGCATTCTCTTCAGACGCGAGGTTTATAGTCTCAGCTTCCGATGACAAAACCTTAAAGCTATGGGACGTTGAAACTGGTTCATTGATCAAGACGCTTATTGGACACACTAATTACGCCTTCTGTGTCAATTTCAATCCTCAATCAAATATGATTGTATCTGGTTCGTTTGATGAAACTGTTCGGATCTGGGATGTCACTACTGGAAAGTGTTTGAAAGTTCTTCCCGCGCATTCTGATCCTGTTACTGCTGTTGATTTTAATAGAGATGGGTCTCTCATTGTTTCGAGTAGCTATGATGGGTTGTGTCGTATATGGGATTCTGGGACTGGTCATTGTGTGAAAACTCtgattgatgatgagaatCCTCCTGTTTCGTTTGTTAGATTCTCTCCTAATGGCAAGTTTATCCTCGTTGGTACACTTGATAACACGCTGGTGAGTTCACTTGTTGAATTCCTTTCAaagatttgatgtttttaGTGTGATTACTAGTTTTGCTCTATAGTGATCTCGAAAAAAAGCATGAAGATTTTGGGTAGAGTGTGTTAGTAGAAGTTTGATGTAGGAGAAGCCAATTCAAAACTAAGTTTACAGAGAAGTTGTTAGCTTTAAGTATAGTTCTGTTGTTGGTTGATATTCAAGAGTTTCGAAGGGTCGTATCTAGAGGGTTGTAGCTTCGAAGATACATCGTCGTTTGGAGTTTGATTAATTTGCATTAGGAAATTAAATTCTTATGATTCGTTATTAATGCACTCATCTCTCCATGAACTTAGATTCTAGGTTGTGTGTTAATAGAAGTTTGATGTAGGAGAAGCCAATCCAAAGctatttttgcaaaaattgTTATCTAGTTAAGGAAAAGTTGATAGCTTTGGAACAGTTCTGTTATTGATCGAGATTCAACACTTTTGAAGGGTCGTATTTAGAGGGTTGTAAGATACATCTTCTTTTGGTGTTTGCGTCTATAGGGTATTGTTGAATAAAGGAATTCTCATGATTCGTTATAAATTTGCAGAGGTTGTGGAACATTTCGTCTGCTAAGTTCCTCAAAACATACACTGGCCACGTGAACGCACAGTATTGCATTTCCTCTGCGTTCTCCGTCACAAATGGAAAGCGAATAGTCAGTGGATCCGAGGACAACTGTGTACACATGTGGGAGCTAAACTCCAAGAAACTGCTACAGAAACTTGAGGGTCATACTGAGACCGTCATGAACGTAGCATGCCACCCGACAGAGAACTTGATCGCATCAGGCTCGCTCGACAAGACAGTAAGGATTTGGACacagaagaaagaataaatcatcactctctctcttcagaAATCAAACATGTAGGTACATGCCACCTTCTTCATGCAGTAATCATCTGTTGCTTACTAAGCTTGTTAGATTGATTCTAGCCTCATTATGTAAAagtctaatttttgtttggtgtaaGGGAAGTGCAACAGACTGTTCTAAACTTGTAATAGTTCTCTGTGTGACTCAGAACTATTTAGGTAGGTCTTAAGGCAAAGACTCCTGCAAGTGCAAAGGCATTTGAGAGAATGAACACAAATCTTCATAGGTTTACCCTTTACTCATTGTATCTATTAAGCTGATGCAATGCTTCACCAATACTATTGGTTATAAAGTAGTTTCAGGATTGAAAATTGTTCATCTGAACCATATTGATGGGTGGCTCATGGGTCAAAGTACAGATATATGACTATAAGTAGATAATGTATGGTAGTTGGTTACTTTGGTTGGCCATGATGATGAAGCTTATGGTCCCCTGGTCCTGTCccattttttacttttcattttcacttttatcgtaaagtcttcttttttttaaacccTACAAGATTTTGAAATGGACCACTTGAAAATTTGAACccactctctctttttttgttttcaatttcgaaaccaaaattttttaacaaaaagatgaCTTTGTGACCTTTGTTCTGTCTTTTAGCTACACACCAGTGGGCTGTTTGCTTTTACAGCGTGTCTTTCTGTTTACATGATTCAAGAGAAAGCAACAGTTCCTAAAGACTCAGTCATGTTTGTGTCTCTCCCAATTGATACAAAGACCAAAATTCAGCTTTGGTTCTTTTGTGTAAAAGTTCTCGAGATATGCTAATAAgattaaacataaaaactcTCAAAAAGAGTATAAATTGAATTCTTTATGATTGTAGTAGCAAACAATAATTGTTAGGTTTAGTGCTATCATAATAATCTATTAGTCAGGTTAAATATATTCGATTTGGTACCAAATACGAAATCAAGCTTCAACAAACGAATCTGCAATACACACACACCCATCCAAAAGTATATCTTCGACATTTTCCCCAAAAAAGTATACATTTCCTAACACGTGCTTACCAATTCTTATCATTCGAAGTAAACCATTAAACAAGAaatgttttcattattataaatttttcaCTAATATAAGTTTATTATTTAGTGCAAGAAAGTGCGTTGCAGATGAAAACTTATTCTATTGATCCGGGTccataaagaagaaaacaaaaattcaccTAATACGAGTACGACTTATTCTAGTGGCTACATATTTCCCTAATCATGTGACTAAAAATCtgctttcaaaattttgacattCAGTATTTCTTTAGATCTATATCattaaaaattcatttttttcttttgcattttgatTCCATATTTAAtacaagattaaaaaaaaaaaaactaatatgtTTGTTCACTGAGCAAACCATTATTGTTGATCAGTGAACTGTGGTAACTGgcaaaagaagcaaatgatTCGAAATCCTACTTtcttacaaaatcaaattggATAATTTTGTgagataataaaaaatcagtataaataaaataaaatacatgtcGGGAAACCATTATTGTTGATCAGTGAACTGTGGTAACTGgcaaaagatgaaaatgatGCACATAGGACTGTGTTTAACTGACTTACTTCCACTAATCAAAAGTACGATCGTATCCCTACCCATCTCTCGAGGATCTTAACTGTTGCCGTGCGTCATCTCAAGGTTGTTCTCGTCATTATCAGTCGATCAGAGTACAGAGACCGGCTCTCTGGGTTTTGTCGATCATGCCATTGCCTTGGGGCTTGTTGTTGTGGTCCGTCCTAAGGATAGAAATGTTATTACAAAGCTTTTTAAGGGGTTCTTTGGTTAATTAAGTGTTTCGTTTTGCTTAAGAGAGGTTAAAGAAGCGGGTGTCTCAATAAGTTTTGGTAAGTTTGTGAATCCCCAGTGGTGGACTCCATCTTTTCCCGTCGAATTATAACATCAGGACCGTTCATTTCAACATCATCAATTAATTCATTATGGGGTTTATCTTTAAAAcatctttttgaatttatgGTTCGCTTTGGTATTGCATTATTACACTTGTATACCTGTGTAATAAAGTGTTGGATTTTGTCAAGATTAGGTAACATCACGTTTCAAAACAACAAGGCtccaaattaattaacattttcttcatGTAATTATCGTTTTTGAATCCCTTCCTTTCTAATTCCATGTTTCATTAAATCCACCACATGCATATGtttctatatatgttaaataaacgacttttcaagtttttaatttgtgttttctattttcagaaaatttaTGTGAAAtcaaagtttcttaaaaatctCCCTCCAAgtaaattccaaaataaaataaaaataatacttttacaatatacaaataaaactcataaaaaacacacacacaatcttcatcttcctcacttACTCTCACcctttttaaaaccaaaccctaacttacacagaaagagaagaaaaaaaacaaaaaaaaaatgaagcttcttcttctcctcctcctcctccttctcctccacATTTCTCATTCCTTCACCGTCGCTAAACCAATCACCGAGCTCCACGCTCTTCTCTCACTCAAATCCTCCTTCACCATCGACGAACACTCACCTCTCCTGACCTCATGGAACCTTTCAACAACTTTCTGTTCATGGACCGGTGTCACGTGCGACGTCTCTCTCCGTCACGTGACCTCTCTCGACCTCTCAGGTCTTAACCTCTCCGGAACTCTCTCCTCCGACGTAGCTCATTTACCTCTGCTACAGAATCTATCACTCGCTGCTAATCAGATCTCAGGTCCTATTCCGCCGCAAATCTCCAATCTCTATGAGCTTCGTCACCTCAATCTCTCCAATAATGTCTTCAACGGTTCATTTCCCGATGAACTCTCCTCTGGATTGGTGAATCTCCGTGTTCTTGACTTATACAACAACAATTTAACCGGAGATTTACCGGTTTCACTCACTAATCTCACTCAGCTCCGTCATCTTCACCTCGGTGGGAATTACTTCTCCGGCAAAATCCCGGCGACGTACGGAACCTGGCCTGTTCTCGAATACTTAGCGGTTTCCGGTAACGAGCTAACCGGTAAAATCCCTCCGGAGATCGGAAACCTAACGACTCTTCGTGAACTTTACATCGGATATTACAACGCTTTTGAAAATGGTCTTCCACCGGAGATTGGAAATTTATCAGAGCTTGTTCGGTTCGACGCTGCTAATTGTGGTTTAACCGGAGAGATTCCACCGGAGATTGGGAAGCTTCAGAAGCTAGATACGTTGTTTCTTCAAGTAAACGCATTTACAGGGACAATAACTCAAGAGCTGGGATTGATTTCAAGCTTGAAATCGATGGATCTGTCTAACAATATGTTTACCGGCGAGATTCCGACGAGTTTTTCACAGCTGAAGAACTTAACGCTTTTGAATCTCTTCAGGAATAAGCTCTACGGTGCTATACCTGAGTTCATCGGTGAAATGCCGGAGCTTGAAGTGTTGCAGCTTTGGGAGAACAATTTCACTGGTAGTATTCCTCAGAAATTGGGGGAAAATGGTAGATTAGTGATTCTTGATCTCTCTTCGAACAAACTCACCGGAACTCTGCCGCCGAATATGTGTTCTGGTAACCGGTTAATGACGTTAATCACTCTTGGCAACTTCTTGTTTGGTTCAATACCGGATTCGCTTGGTAAATGTGAGTCTCTGACCCGGATCCGGATGGGTGAGAATTTCCTTAACGGGTCGATTCCAAAGGAGCTCTTCGGGTTACCTAAATTATCTCAAGTGGAGCTCCAAGACAATTACCTTACCGGAGAGT from Arabidopsis thaliana chromosome 3, partial sequence includes these protein-coding regions:
- the WDR5a gene encoding Transducin/WD40 repeat-like superfamily protein (Transducin/WD40 repeat-like superfamily protein; FUNCTIONS IN: nucleotide binding; INVOLVED IN: G-protein coupled receptor protein signaling pathway; LOCATED IN: chloroplast, heterotrimeric G-protein complex; EXPRESSED IN: 6 plant structures; EXPRESSED DURING: F mature embryo stage, petal differentiation and expansion stage, E expanded cotyledon stage, D bilateral stage; CONTAINS InterPro DOMAIN/s: WD40 repeat 2 (InterPro:IPR019782), WD40 repeat, conserved site (InterPro:IPR019775), WD40 repeat (InterPro:IPR001680), G-protein beta WD-40 repeat, region (InterPro:IPR020472), WD40 repeat-like-containing domain (InterPro:IPR011046), WD40-repeat-containing domain (InterPro:IPR017986), WD40/YVTN repeat-like-containing domain (InterPro:IPR015943), WD40 repeat, subgroup (InterPro:IPR019781); BEST Arabidopsis thaliana protein match is: Transducin/WD40 repeat-like superfamily protein (TAIR:AT4G02730.1); Has 118516 Blast hits to 43755 proteins in 1024 species: Archae - 92; Bacteria - 12360; Metazoa - 47439; Fungi - 25856; Plants - 15887; Viruses - 9; Other Eukaryotes - 16873 (source: NCBI BLink).), whose amino-acid sequence is MAEEIPATASFTPYVHSQTLTSHNRAVSSVKFSSDGRLLASASADKTIRTYTINTINDPIAEPVQEFTGHENGISDVAFSSDARFIVSASDDKTLKLWDVETGSLIKTLIGHTNYAFCVNFNPQSNMIVSGSFDETVRIWDVTTGKCLKVLPAHSDPVTAVDFNRDGSLIVSSSYDGLCRIWDSGTGHCVKTLIDDENPPVSFVRFSPNGKFILVGTLDNTLRLWNISSAKFLKTYTGHVNAQYCISSAFSVTNGKRIVSGSEDNCVHMWELNSKKLLQKLEGHTETVMNVACHPTENLIASGSLDKTVRIWTQKKE